The following is a genomic window from Capnocytophaga stomatis.
TAGTACCTGTTACGTCAGTTGTACGAACGTAGAACTGAGGACGGTATTTATCTTTAAATGGAGTGTGACGTCCACCTTCTTCTTTGCTCAAGATATACACCTCAGCTTTAAATTTAGCGTGCGGTTTAACTGAACCCGGCTTACAGATAACCATACCACGTTTGATATCTTTTTTATCAATACCACGAAGCAACAAACCTACGTTATCTCCAGCTTCTCCACGGTCTAGGATTTTACGGAACATCTCAACCCCAGTAATAGTTGAAGTCAATTTCTCAGCACCCATACCGATAATCTCAACAGGCTCACCTGTTTTAGCAACACCAGTTTCGATACGTCCTGTAGCAACAGTTCCACGACCTGTAATAGTGAACACATCTTCGATTGGCATCAAGAATGGTTTATCAATATCACGTGTTGGCAACTCAATCCAGCTATCAACAGCATCCATCAATTTCATTACAGTATCAACCCATTTAGGCTCTCCATTCAAAGCGCCTAAAGCAGAACCTTGAACGATAGGACCATTATCTCCATCGTAATCATAAGAACTCAAAAGCTCTCTCATTTCAAGCTCAACAAGTTCCAACAACTCTGGGTCATCAACCATATCCACTTTATTCATAAATACAACGATACGTGGAATACCTACCTGACGACCTAAAAGGATATGCTCACGAGTTTGTGGCATCGGACCATCTGTAGCAGCAACTACAAGAATCGCACCATCCATCTGAGCAGCACCAGTAATCATATTCTTAACGTAATCCGCGTGACCAGGACAGTCAACGTGCGCATAGTGACGAGTTGCTGTTTGGTATTCTACGTGAGATGTATTAATTGTAATACCTCTTTCTTTCTCCTCAGGAGCATTATCGATTGAATCAAAACTTCTTTGCTCTGAAAGACCAGCATCAGCCAATACTTTAGTAATAGCAGCAGTCAAAGTTGTTTTACCGTGATCCACGTGTCCAATAGTACCAATATTCAAGTGGGGTTTGGAACGATCAAATGTTTCTTTTGCCATTTTAAATAAATTTTTAAATCTTAGTTATATAAATATAGTGTTTAATGTGTGCAAACCAAGAGCCAATGACGAGATTTGAACTCGTGACCTCTTCCTTACCAAGGAAGCGCTCTACCCCTGAGCTACACCGGCTTTTATTTCACAAAGCCTTCATTGAGCGGGAGACGAGGTTCGAACTCGCGACATTCAGCTTGGAAGGCTGACGCTCTACCAACTGAGCTACTCCCGCATTAATTAACTTAATTGTGGGAAGAGCAGGATTCGAACCTGCGAAGACATAGTCAGCAGATTTACAGTCTGCCCTCGTTGGCCGCTTGAGTATCTTCCCAATAATCTTAAACAGTATTTTATGAACTTTTGAGCCGATAGAGGGATTCGAACCCACGACCCCGAGATTACAAATCACGTGCTCTGGCCAACTGAGCTATATCGGCAAAACATTAAAAGTAAGGTTAGCAACAACCTTATTTGTAACGGAGTGCAAATGTATAGATATATTTTTACATAGCAAAAAAAATCAACACTTTTTTTAAATAATTTTACAACCTCAAAAAACAAAGCACTGTTTTTCAATTAGTTAAAGAATAAAACACAAACAACAACACACCATTTATAAACTATCAAAAATCAATTTATTACATTCAAATCGTTTTTAAGACAGTTTTTCACCTTCAAAGAATATACCCAAAACTCAAATGCAAAAATCACTCAATTTTTAGATTCTAAACTTTTTTCGTAATTTAGCCCTCAATTTTTCTATAATTTTTTATATTATGCTAAATATTAAAGACTTTTTCAATTTTAAACTTGTATTTTTTGTGTTTTGTTTGTCTTTCATTACAAACATAAACGCACAAATCCAGAAAACAGAGCCTCCTTTTTGGTGGGCAGATATGAAAAATCCTGAATTGCAAATTATGCTTTACGGAAAAAACATAGCTCACTATTCGGTAGAAAGCGAACTTCCCATTGTAAATGTAATTAAAACTGAAAATCCAAATTACATTTTCCTTACTGTTGACACAAAGAATAAAAACGAAGGAATATACAAAATCAGTTTGGTGCAACAGAACAGGAAAGCAAAAACATTCAACTACGAGCTAAAAAAACGAAGCGAAGGCTCTGCTTTTCGGAAGGGATTTGATAGTTCAGATGTAATTTACCTATTAATGCCCGACAGATTCGCTAATGGAGACACAAACAACGACTCGCATAAGTCTCTCAATGAAAAAGCAAACAGAAACTTGCCCGGGGGAAGACACGGAGGCGACATTCAAGGCATCATCAAGCAGTTAGATTACATAAAATCCTTAGGGGCTACCGCCATCTGGAGTACGCCAATGTGCGAAGACAATGATGAAACCTACTCCTACCATACTTATGGACAAAGTGACGTATATAAAATAGACCCGAGATACGGAACCAATCAAGAGTACAAACAACTCGCCCAAGAAATGCACAAAAGAGGAATGAAACTCATCAAGGATTATGTTACGAATCACTGGGGCTGGAAGCATTGGATGATAAATGACCTACCAACATACGATTGGATTCATCAGTTCCCTGGATACGCCCAAAGTAACTATCGAATGAGCACACAAATGGATAAAAACACTTCTGAAATAGATAAAAAATACTGTGTGGACGGGTGGTTTGTACAATCTATGCCTGATTTGAACCAAAGCAATCCATTAGTTTTAAAATATCTGACACAAAACGCCATTTGGTGGATAGAATATGCTGACTTGGACGGACTCAGAGTTGATACGTACTCATATAATGACAAAGAGGGCATTGCAAAATGGACAAAGGCGATTATAAATGAGTACCCTAACTTCAATATTGTAGGAGAGGTATGGCTACACGACCAAGCACAAATATCATATTGGCAAAAGGACAGCCCAATCAGTGCAATTCAAAGCTATAACACACACTTACCGTCCGTTATGGATTTCACACTGCACGATGCCATCGGAGAGGCTTTTCGGGCAACTCCTTCGTGGGACAAAGGAATAATTCAGGTGTATGATAATTTCGTAAATGACTTCCTATATAAGGACATTAATAACGTTTTAATCTTTGCGGAGAACCACGATACTTCCCGAATAAACGAAATCTACCAAAATGTGGAGGATTATAAATTAATAATGACACTTTTAGCCACCGCACGAGGCATTCCGCAATTATATTACGGAAGCGAGATAGGAATGCGAGGCGATAAAAGCAAAGGTGATGCTTATATCAGACAAGATTTCCCCGGCGGTTGGAAGGAGGACAAGCAAAATGCTTTCAATCCGGCAGAAAGAACCCAACAACAAAAGGAATATTTCGATTTTACAGCAAAATTATTCAATTGGAGGAAAGAAAAACCTGTAATACACTACGGAAAAACAAAACAATATATACCTAATAATGAAGTGTATATTTATTTCAGGTACAATCAGTTTGAATCTGTTATGGTGGTAATAAATAATAACAAAGAATCACAAACTATTGACCTAAATCGGTTTACAGAAAGCTTAAAAACATTTACAAAAGGCAAAGACATCATCTCAGGAAAAGAATTCCAGCTTCAAAAATCATTACAAATTGCAGGAAAAACTTCAATGGTGATTGAATTAAAATAGAATCGTATCTATAACATTCAAAAAATAAGACAATATAACAATCTTCAACCTGATTTTATATTGTCTTATTTTATTTTCAACCAAAAACAATTCCTTTTATATGAAATATTTATACAATATGACTTTGATATTTAAAAATAATTTTTATATTTGCCCTTATTAAAACGTAACAAAAAGATTTTTAAACAGATACATATCAATTTAAAATAAGAGTATTTATATTATTAACAGAATAATTACATAAAAATACAATTGAAACAGAAAATAAAAGAAATACAAAAGAAAAAAACATAAAAACATTGCATAAAAACACAAAAACAACCATTAAAAATAATTTTTCAATTACAAGAAACAGAAAAACAATTAGAAATAATCAAAATACAACACTATAAAATACAAAAACAATTAAGAGCAACACAAATAATTAAAAAATAATCAAAAATCAAGCAAGATATTTAGAAGAGAAAGCAGTAATTACACAAAAACAACAACAATAATTCAAAAATCAAATAGTAATAATATAAAATCAACAGAATATGAAGGGAAGACGAATTTCAGAATTACTATATCTTGAAAAATACAGATTAGTATTCGCAAATTATGAGGAAATGTCAGAATTAAAATCTGAATTGGAAGAATACGGCTATGATTCTGACCGTATGAATGAAGGAAAACAGCTTTATGTAAAAGCTCAAAACCTCTATGATAAAAACACACAAGAAACATCAGAGGCAAAGGAAGCCTATGCTATTTTTGAACAAGCCTTTGAACAGCTTGTGAAAGCATATGGAAAACATAGGAAAGCAGCAAAAGTAGCCTTGATGCACAAATCTGAAGTATGGGAAACATTTTCTATCAAAGGAGAAACCCCAAGAGCATATCTTCCGTTTATAAAAGGAGCGAAGATATTCTACAATCAAGCTATCACGCATCAGGAAGCACGTCCGCTACTTGAAAGATTCAAAATCACGGAAGCCATTGCACAACAGCAACTATCAGCCATTGAAAATGTGGTTTCTTTAAGAGCCAAGTATGAGAAATTATCCGGAGAAAGCCAGCAGGCTACACAAGATAAGAACAAAGCTTTTGCCGAGATAGATAAATGGATACGAGAGTTTTATGCAGTTGCTAAAATTGCCTTAGAAGACAAACCACAACTACTTGAAGGCATCGGGTTACAAATGCGAAGTCAATAATAACAATCGTTTTTTAACTATCTGAAACTTATAATACTTTATCAGACTTCAAAGATATAACAATAAAATCTATAAAAGTTTTATTTCCCTTTGAGGTTTGATAAAGTTTGTTTAACATATTAATATAATACGTACTAAGCATATGAAAAAATATATTACATTACTCATTTTCATTAGTAGTTTATCTCTATTCAGTCAAAATTTTGATGAATTAATGGAAAAAAGACAGTTATCCTGCTCTGATGTGTCTTACAACAGCACTTCGCTTTTTGAAGAATACTACAATAATAACAACTTAGAATCTGCAAAAAGACTTTTAGAGTATTGGGAAGGCAAATGCGGACTTACAGAACCTTTGCAAAGGGCAAAATTACTACTTTCTATCTATGAAAATCGTTTCTTCGAGGGTTTGCTCACTGACAGAGCCATCTATTATATAATAAGCTACCAAAATAGAATGCAACTCATTGAAGAAAAAAGAGAATACTTGTATGAAAACTATGCAAGTTATTATGATTATGTTCCCATAGGCAAAGATTTTGACAAATTCACTCAAAAAGAATTTGAAAAACTGAAAGAAAAATTCAAAACAGAGAGTACAGAATATCTTTTATGCGACTTTTATAGCGGAAACCATAATAATATCTTTGAGAAATTACAAGAAAATACTTACGAAACTTCATTTTTGGTAAAAGAATACAAAGAAAGAGTTTCCGAATTCATAGATTTGCCCGAAGCACATTTATCAATATTAACGGGGGCTTGGATTCCGACAGGAAAACTAAATGTTTTGGGAACTCACCCTGAGTTAGGATTTCAATTAGGGTTGAAAAATAAGAAAATGAACTATGATTTTGTAATGAGTATCCGATTTTTGAAAAGTGCTAACGAATATATGGCAAAAAGAGACAAAGAAGAAGATTATATACCTACGAGGCATTTCTTTGGAGGACATATAGGAGCTGAAGTCGGCAGAGATATATACAGAAAAGGAAACAATGAAATACAAATCGTCAGTGGGCTTGCTTTTGACGGTTTCGATGCATTAAAAAAAGATGAAGAAGCAGGTTTAAAAAGTGCTTCAACAACCAGCTACAATATAAATTTTGGTATTGCCTATCGTTATTATTTCAAAAACAATGCTTATTTAGGCTTACGTATCAAATATAATATCGTGGACTACACACTAAATAAGGTTGTAAACTTAACAGGAAATCCCATTAGCTTACAACTTAGCATCGGATGGTTAGAAAATCAAAGGAAAAAAAGTGCACTGGAAACATTACAGTATAAAAAAAGAAGATAATAACAAAAAATATAAAAGAAAGAGAACGTGGAGCAAATAAACAACTTATAAATGCTTCATTGTAACAACAAAATAAAGAAAAATATGTCGCAACAGAAAACCAACTTTTTTGATACACAGGTACTCGGGCATCCGGCAGGATTGTTCGTATTGTTTTTTACCGAAATGTGGGAGCGTTTTTCTTTCTACGGAATGCGGGTACTTTTAGTAAACTTCCTAACAATGGCACTGATTGGGTATAATCCTGGTTGGGAGTGGACAACAGAGAACGCAGGGGCATTATTTGGGACTTACGTGATGCTTTTGTATCTCACCCCCATTGTGGGAGGCACCATCGCCGATAGGTTCATAGGCTACCGATGGGCGATTGTTATAGGGGCTGTAATTATGACACTGGGACACGCTGCAATGGCACTCGAAACCGAATTTTGGCTTTATGTAGGGCTGGGGCTTTTAGTAATCGGTACGGGCTTTTTCAAACCCAATATGACTTCTATCATTTCGCATATGTATAAAGACCTTCCAGAGAAAAAAGACGGAGCATATACCATTTTTTATATGGGTGTAAATGCGGGGGCTTTCTTCGGAATGATGCTTTGTGGATATATGGCTGAAAAAGTAGGTTGGAGCTGGGGATTTGGTTTAGCGGGGATATTTATGCTCATCGGTACGCTTCAATTTTGGTTAGCGCGTCCGCTTTTTGGTTCAATTGGTGATGTGCCATCAAAAAACAAGCAAGAAACAAGCAAAGTAGCTCAAAATAAACCTATCTCCGACGAGGATAAACCTAATCCATTTACATTATTGGACAAAATATTGATAGGAGTGGCAGCCGTTATCGGTTTGGGATACGCCATCAACGACCCGCTGTCACGCATCGGGGGGATTGACTTATTCTCCTTCTTGGAAACAAGCAACATCAAGGGGCAATACATCGCCGTTATCTTTGGGCTAATTGTTTTCTTCTTCGTTATTATCTCAAGGCTTACCCGATACACGAAAATCGTTCGTGAGCGTATGATAACCGTCATCATTTTTGCTTTCTTCACCGTGTTTTTCTGGCTTTCCTTCGAGCAAGGAGCTTCTTCCTTGATTCTTTTTGCGAGGGACAACGTTCAAAGAGAGCTTTTAGATAATCAAGCAATCATTTTCAACATTGTAAATGCTTTGCTCACTGTCATTCCGCTTGCGTTAATTACTTATGTATTATTCATCTTGGCTAAAAAGACCTTCTCCAAGATATTGGCATCAAACATCGTTCTGATTATTTGCTTCGGGCTTGTGTGGGTGATTGTCGGCTGGATGTTGCAACGCGATTTCAACACAGTGGCGTACAATGTAAGCTATGAAGCATTTGAAGTATATGAGAGTGATGGCAAAAACCTCAAAGTAAAAGAGGACGGAAGCTATGCAACAAAGTATATCCCCCTCAATGTTGATAACAACATCACTTTTACAGAAGAAAACCGCATCGAAAAGACAGAGAAATTATTCAAAATAACAGAAACCGATGCTGAGGGGAAGACAATCGTGAAGCATATTCCTTACAGTGAGAGCAAAATACCAAAGGGAAATTTTGAAATTATTGAAAACACCATTCAAACAATCGCCTTGCCTCGTGTGGATAACAAAACAGGAAAGCAAGCAACCGATAAAGAGGGCAATAAACTTTTCGACTTCTATGTGCCGGGCAATAACAACGGTCTTTCAATTGTAAACAGAGAGACTATCATAGGCGAAGGGGATTATCACTTCAACAAAGGGGAAGAAATTCTCATCTTAACCAAGGATAATAAGTTCTCATCCTTCGGGTATGCCGATGTAAAGAAAGCGGCGTGGGCAAAACAGCGTGCGGAGGAGCTAAACGCCAGCAACGGACTTATAAGAGCCACCGTTAAGGAGGAAAAAGCCAATTGGGTGGAGATTACTACCTCTTGGTTTTCCATTCTCAATTCATTTTTTATCATCGCATTGGCAAATGTTTTCTCCCGCATATGGGATAGTCGTTACAACCCGCCTGCGGCAGTGAAATACGGAATGGGGCTTATCATAATGGCTATTGGTTTTGGTTTACTCGCCTTTGGGGCTAACGGGGTCGGCTCCGGGGTGAAGGTAAGTATGCTTTGGCTGGTTGTAGCGTATCTTTTCCATACAATGGGAGAGCTGTGTATGGCTCCGGTGGGCTTATCTTACGTATCGAAGCTCGTCCCAGCCCGAATGATAGCCTTTATGTTCGGAGTGTGGTACTTGGCGATTGCTATCGGTAACAAATTAGCAGCCATCTTAGGTGGGCAGATTGAAAACATCACTGAAAAATACAACTTATCTACATTTTTCTTGATATTCACCATCGTACCTATCGTTGCAGGCTTACTTATTATTCTTATCAGTCCTTTAGTTAAGAAATTAATGCACGGGGTGAGATAAAACAAATAAGGGCAAACATATTCATTAGGCTAAATAGAGGAAAACTTATACAAAACAAATAATTTTCCTTTATTTAGCCTAAACTTTTTATTGGGGGCTTTTAATATACGCCTCATATAATCAATTAAAAACAAAAGAATTCACATAAGAAAATTAACTTTATCATCATCTCGTATTAGTTTGAATAAATTATGTTTTATTTTTAGGAAATAATACTTACTTTTGCACGATAATCAGCAGAATAATAGCATATGAATAACCAAAAATATAATAGTTTGGTAGTTTTAGGCAAGTTTTTGTCACAATTTGCCTCTTTCCCTTATGCAGAGGATAAAAATTTACCTTCTGGTAATGATTTTCATTTTGAAAAATTTAAAGAAACATTGGCTTTGGCAGAGCAACAAAACGGTTGGTTCACTCCTGAAAACTTACAATTTGCTTGTAACTCGTGGGCAAAGGCTCTGACGGAGGAAAACATCAATAAGTGGCTCGAAAAATATGATTTAGAGAACGTTTCACCGAAAACCGTTGCTATTATTATGGCGGGGAACATTCCATTGGTGGGTTTTCACGACTTTCTGTCAGTGCTTGTTTCAGGGCATAAGGCTATCGTGAAACTATCGTCAGATGATAAAGTATTGTTGCCTTTTGTGGCGAGCTATTTACAAGATATTGAGCCTGCTTGGCAAGGAAAATTCACTTTTACCGATGAGCGAATGACGAATTTCGATGCCGTTATCGCCACGGGAAGCAATAATACGGCTCGTTATTTTGAATATTATTTCGGAAAAAAACCACATATCATACGAAAAAATCGCAATTCGGTAGCTGTTCTGACAGGAAAAGAGACTGAAAAAGAGTTTTTCGAGCTTGGGAAAGATATTTTTACATATTTCGGGCTGGGTTGCCGAAGTGTTTCAAAGGTTTTTGTACCTCGAAACTATGATTTTGACCTTCTTTTTAATGCTATTTATCCTTTCAAGGATATTATTAATGGTCAGAAGTATGCTAATAACTATGATTATAATAAGGCTGTTTATCTGATGAGTTTGTTTAAACTTCGGGAAAATGGTTTTTTAATTCTGAAAGAAGACACAAACTATGCCTCGCCTATCGCAACACTTTTCTATGAATATTACGACAGTCCAGAAGATTTGAAAGAGAGACTCCAAACCGATTCAGATAAAATACAGTGTGTTGTATCAAAGGGCTTTATGAAAAACGAAATTCCGTTTGGACAAACACAACATCCACAGCTTTGGGATTATGCTGATGGGGTAGACACTGTTACATTTCTAACAAATTTATAACAAAAAAACTATACTTTTTACACTGTATCAAGAAATAATTTAAGACTTTTGCAAAGAATTCACACACAAACAGAAGCCCTCAACCAGCTATCTGTTTGTTTTTTACCTAATATAATGAAAAAACACAATTTTAGTGCAGGACCTTCTATTCTGCCACAATCTGTTTTTGAAAAGGCTTCAAAGGCAGTTCTTAATTTTGAAGATTCAGGCTTATCTATCCTCGAAATTTCACACAGAAGTAAAGAATTTCTCAATGTAATTGAAAAGGCACGTACTTTGGCACTGCAAACGGCGGGTTTGGATAATTCCTACGAGGCTTTATTTCTTCACGGTGGGGCAAGCACACAATTTTTGTGCGTCCCATATAATTTATTAGAGAAAAAAGCCGCTTATATTGATACAGGAACTTGGTCGAACAAGGCTTTGAAAGAAGCTCAACTGTTTGGCAATGTAGAAATTATAGCTTCCTCAAAAGCTGATGGATACAAATACATTCCTAAAGATTTTAGCATTCCTTCCGATGCTGATTATTTGCACATTACAACCAATAATACCATTTACGGAACGCAATTTCATCATATCCCAGATACTGAAATTCCGCTGGTGGCTGATATGAGTTCCGACATCTTTTCGAGGGATATTGACTACTCCAAATTCAGCCTTATTTATGCAGGTTCACAGAAAAATTTAGGTGCTTCAGGAACTGCTATGGTACTTGTAAAAAAGGAAATTCTGGGGAAAGTTTCCCGAAAAATCCCTTCGATTTTAGATTATCAAAATCAGATACAACACGAAAGTATGTTCAACACGCCCACCACGTTTTCGGTTTATGTAAATTTGCTGGTTTTGCAGTGGATTCAGGAAAAAGGTGGCGTAAAAGCCCTTGAAAAGCTTAACAAAGATAAAGCCGAGCTTCTTTACAATGAAATCGACCGCAACCCGCTTGTGGAAGGTTATGCCACAAAAGAAGACCGTTCGCTTATGAATGTTTCTTTCTTTTTGAAAGATGCATCAATGCAAGAAAAATTCGATACACTTTGGCAAAATGCTGATATCAGCGGACTCAAAGGGCATCGAAACCTTGGCGGATACCGAGCGTCCATTTACAATGCTATGCCGATTGAAAGCGTGCAAGTATTGGTTGATGTTCTTCAGGAATTTGAGCGAAAAGCGTAGAATTCACATAGCGTTATATATTCACTAATTTTTGAAAACAGGTTTTCCAATATCAGAAGACCTGTTTTTATTTATGAATATTCGTAATTATTACCAAAAATAATTACAACCTGCCAAATAATAAATAATTATTGTATTTTTGTAGCAGTATTAAATGATTTTACCTAAAGTATCTTATTTTTAAAGACAAAAAATCAACAAAAAATTAAACGCTAAAACAGAATGCTATGAAACACATTTTCTTTTTTGCTGTACTATTTCTTATATTTTCTTGTAACCCAACGGAAGAACCTCAAGAAACAAACAAAGTTATTTATACTGATTTTGTAAATCCGCTAATGGGAACGGATTCCAAATTTGAGCTTTCTAACGGAAATACATATCCTGCCATTGCCGTTCCGTGGGGAATGAATTTCTGGACGCCTCAAACCAATAAAATGGGCGATGGTTGGACGTATCAGTATCACGCCAATAAAATTCGCGGATTTAAACAAACACATCAGCCCAGCCCGTGGATTAATGATTACGGAGCTTTTTCGCTAATGCCCGTTACAGGCGAATTAAAAATTGAAGAAAATGAGCGTGCTTCGTGGTTTTCGCATAAAGCAGAAGAAGTTAAGCCTCACTATTACAAGGTTT
Proteins encoded in this region:
- the tuf gene encoding elongation factor Tu; protein product: MAKETFDRSKPHLNIGTIGHVDHGKTTLTAAITKVLADAGLSEQRSFDSIDNAPEEKERGITINTSHVEYQTATRHYAHVDCPGHADYVKNMITGAAQMDGAILVVAATDGPMPQTREHILLGRQVGIPRIVVFMNKVDMVDDPELLELVELEMRELLSSYDYDGDNGPIVQGSALGALNGEPKWVDTVMKLMDAVDSWIELPTRDIDKPFLMPIEDVFTITGRGTVATGRIETGVAKTGEPVEIIGMGAEKLTSTITGVEMFRKILDRGEAGDNVGLLLRGIDKKDIKRGMVICKPGSVKPHAKFKAEVYILSKEEGGRHTPFKDKYRPQFYVRTTDVTGTISLPEGVEMVMPGDNLTITVELLQPIALNVGLRFAIREGGRTVGAGQVTEILD
- a CDS encoding glycoside hydrolase family 13 protein, whose protein sequence is MLNIKDFFNFKLVFFVFCLSFITNINAQIQKTEPPFWWADMKNPELQIMLYGKNIAHYSVESELPIVNVIKTENPNYIFLTVDTKNKNEGIYKISLVQQNRKAKTFNYELKKRSEGSAFRKGFDSSDVIYLLMPDRFANGDTNNDSHKSLNEKANRNLPGGRHGGDIQGIIKQLDYIKSLGATAIWSTPMCEDNDETYSYHTYGQSDVYKIDPRYGTNQEYKQLAQEMHKRGMKLIKDYVTNHWGWKHWMINDLPTYDWIHQFPGYAQSNYRMSTQMDKNTSEIDKKYCVDGWFVQSMPDLNQSNPLVLKYLTQNAIWWIEYADLDGLRVDTYSYNDKEGIAKWTKAIINEYPNFNIVGEVWLHDQAQISYWQKDSPISAIQSYNTHLPSVMDFTLHDAIGEAFRATPSWDKGIIQVYDNFVNDFLYKDINNVLIFAENHDTSRINEIYQNVEDYKLIMTLLATARGIPQLYYGSEIGMRGDKSKGDAYIRQDFPGGWKEDKQNAFNPAERTQQQKEYFDFTAKLFNWRKEKPVIHYGKTKQYIPNNEVYIYFRYNQFESVMVVINNNKESQTIDLNRFTESLKTFTKGKDIISGKEFQLQKSLQIAGKTSMVIELK
- a CDS encoding oligopeptide:H+ symporter, with product MSQQKTNFFDTQVLGHPAGLFVLFFTEMWERFSFYGMRVLLVNFLTMALIGYNPGWEWTTENAGALFGTYVMLLYLTPIVGGTIADRFIGYRWAIVIGAVIMTLGHAAMALETEFWLYVGLGLLVIGTGFFKPNMTSIISHMYKDLPEKKDGAYTIFYMGVNAGAFFGMMLCGYMAEKVGWSWGFGLAGIFMLIGTLQFWLARPLFGSIGDVPSKNKQETSKVAQNKPISDEDKPNPFTLLDKILIGVAAVIGLGYAINDPLSRIGGIDLFSFLETSNIKGQYIAVIFGLIVFFFVIISRLTRYTKIVRERMITVIIFAFFTVFFWLSFEQGASSLILFARDNVQRELLDNQAIIFNIVNALLTVIPLALITYVLFILAKKTFSKILASNIVLIICFGLVWVIVGWMLQRDFNTVAYNVSYEAFEVYESDGKNLKVKEDGSYATKYIPLNVDNNITFTEENRIEKTEKLFKITETDAEGKTIVKHIPYSESKIPKGNFEIIENTIQTIALPRVDNKTGKQATDKEGNKLFDFYVPGNNNGLSIVNRETIIGEGDYHFNKGEEILILTKDNKFSSFGYADVKKAAWAKQRAEELNASNGLIRATVKEEKANWVEITTSWFSILNSFFIIALANVFSRIWDSRYNPPAAVKYGMGLIIMAIGFGLLAFGANGVGSGVKVSMLWLVVAYLFHTMGELCMAPVGLSYVSKLVPARMIAFMFGVWYLAIAIGNKLAAILGGQIENITEKYNLSTFFLIFTIVPIVAGLLIILISPLVKKLMHGVR
- a CDS encoding acyl-CoA reductase, which codes for MNNQKYNSLVVLGKFLSQFASFPYAEDKNLPSGNDFHFEKFKETLALAEQQNGWFTPENLQFACNSWAKALTEENINKWLEKYDLENVSPKTVAIIMAGNIPLVGFHDFLSVLVSGHKAIVKLSSDDKVLLPFVASYLQDIEPAWQGKFTFTDERMTNFDAVIATGSNNTARYFEYYFGKKPHIIRKNRNSVAVLTGKETEKEFFELGKDIFTYFGLGCRSVSKVFVPRNYDFDLLFNAIYPFKDIINGQKYANNYDYNKAVYLMSLFKLRENGFLILKEDTNYASPIATLFYEYYDSPEDLKERLQTDSDKIQCVVSKGFMKNEIPFGQTQHPQLWDYADGVDTVTFLTNL
- the serC gene encoding 3-phosphoserine/phosphohydroxythreonine transaminase — its product is MKKHNFSAGPSILPQSVFEKASKAVLNFEDSGLSILEISHRSKEFLNVIEKARTLALQTAGLDNSYEALFLHGGASTQFLCVPYNLLEKKAAYIDTGTWSNKALKEAQLFGNVEIIASSKADGYKYIPKDFSIPSDADYLHITTNNTIYGTQFHHIPDTEIPLVADMSSDIFSRDIDYSKFSLIYAGSQKNLGASGTAMVLVKKEILGKVSRKIPSILDYQNQIQHESMFNTPTTFSVYVNLLVLQWIQEKGGVKALEKLNKDKAELLYNEIDRNPLVEGYATKEDRSLMNVSFFLKDASMQEKFDTLWQNADISGLKGHRNLGGYRASIYNAMPIESVQVLVDVLQEFERKA